CTCGCGTTTTTCGACATCTTTCCAATCGTAATCCTGTATATCAATATATGTCGGTTGTTGATCGCAACCGACGACAGTACCAATATCCCTTATGTGATCCCCATGTGGGTGGGTAATATATAGAATGTCGGGATATAGTTTCATGGTATTAAGGAGATAAGCAAAAGGGCTGAAGTCATCACTACATCCTAAATCAATCAATGTTACATAGTTTTCTGGTCTCTCTATCAAAGCGACAGACAACCCATGTCCCACATTAAAAACAATCAATTCCAATCGTTCCATCTCACTCCAATCGCCCTAAAAGCTTCATCGCGTCTTTCTCCAGAAAGACAGTCGGCGACCCGCCAGTGCCCTGAAATACCAAAAGAATATGATGCCCATTTCTAGTACTAACAGAAAATTGTTTTTGTTGACTTCTTTCAACAAAAATACCCAAACCAGAAGCACCATCCGGCGATTGATATCTATCAAATATTAGCTGAGGACCACGGGCGTAAGCCCGTGGGTGAAAGCGTTCCTTTAAAACAAATGAAAGAAATTATTTGATGTGATATATCCCTTGCATGAGAATACGATTAAGTGCGCATGGGACATATCGGCATCAATACCACGTTGTTTGGATTCCGAAGTATCGACAACGAATATTAAAGGGTGAATTAAAAACATTTATAGAACAACGGTTATTCGATATCCATCAGTATCATCCGGATATCGAGATTGAGAAATACAGTATTCAAGACGATCATTTGCACATAGTGATAATCATTCCGCCCAGATATTCGGTTTCGAGCATCATTGGGAAAATTAAGGCCAATACAAGCCGAGAGATACGAAAACATTTCGAATGGATAAGAAGGATATATAGGCGCAATGAGTTTTGGTCGCCTGGTTTCTTTTCGTCCACAGTTGGTATCGATGAAGATGTCATTAAAAGATATGTAGAGTTTCAAGAAAAAATGGATAAAGGTCAATTG
The Candidatus Desulfatibia profunda DNA segment above includes these coding regions:
- the tnpA gene encoding IS200/IS605 family transposase; amino-acid sequence: MRIRLSAHGTYRHQYHVVWIPKYRQRILKGELKTFIEQRLFDIHQYHPDIEIEKYSIQDDHLHIVIIIPPRYSVSSIIGKIKANTSREIRKHFEWIRRIYRRNEFWSPGFFSSTVGIDEDVIKRYVEFQEKMDKGQLQLSFDFKF